From the genome of Segatella hominis, one region includes:
- a CDS encoding S9 family peptidase translates to MISMMAMNAGEASAQGKASKTHTETFPVVAAQKGDKAFTLEDLNFGGNNYRNMVAKNRWCTWWGDELVRQDIDACYLVNKTTGKETKLFGIDQINQWIAPTKDIKVRALYNAQFPFAGKSIVMVSNGSKLFTIDFKKHKLISEMEYAEGESLLEANAQQNAFAYLKGSNLYVRTFDVANYNAMTKDKKSHDFQISTDGSREIVYGQSVHRDEFGISKGTFWSPNGEKLAFYRMDQSMVTDYPQVDIPEIGFDHPETQSCIATPAPDKYPMAGETSHKVTVGVFDCLTGKTIYLKAGDPTDRYFTNIAWSPDGKTIYMFELNRDQNDCRLTAYSAETGEKTGELYRETDEKYVEPCHPIQFLPWDSSSFIMQSRKDGYNHLYLCEVKNKERRVKNSKAESSSEKQENSSFFTLHSSLKIRQLTSGKWEVMDVLGFNAKTKSIIIASNECSPIQRNIFSVDTKTGKRKMIDDCGKGWHNATLSQNGEYIYDNYSTPTLPRKIAIVNTANGKRTAYFTAENPWKGYNVPEYSCGSIKANDGKTDLYYRMVKPVNFDPNKKYPTIIYVYGGPHAHNVDARWNYSSRGWETYMAEKGYLLFILDNRGSENRGKAFEQATFRQLGQVEMQDQMQGVEYLKTLPYVDADRIGVHGWSFGGFMTISLMTHYPDVFKVGVAGGPVIDWHWYEVMYGERYMDTPQTNPEGYKKTSLLYQAKNLKGKLQIIQGLNDVTVVPQHCLTFLKACIAAGTQPDFFVYPGEPHNMRGHQSTHLHERISNYFFDYLK, encoded by the coding sequence ATGATTTCAATGATGGCTATGAATGCCGGCGAGGCTTCGGCACAGGGCAAGGCTTCAAAGACCCATACAGAGACATTCCCAGTAGTGGCTGCCCAGAAGGGAGACAAGGCCTTCACTCTGGAAGACCTGAACTTCGGAGGCAACAACTACCGCAACATGGTAGCGAAAAACCGCTGGTGCACCTGGTGGGGCGATGAACTCGTAAGACAGGACATCGACGCCTGCTATCTCGTCAACAAGACGACGGGCAAGGAGACCAAGCTCTTCGGCATCGACCAGATCAACCAGTGGATAGCCCCTACCAAGGATATCAAGGTAAGAGCTCTGTACAATGCACAGTTCCCATTCGCAGGCAAAAGCATCGTAATGGTGAGCAACGGCAGCAAGCTGTTCACCATCGACTTCAAGAAGCACAAGCTCATCAGCGAAATGGAATATGCTGAAGGCGAAAGCCTGCTGGAAGCCAATGCCCAGCAGAATGCATTTGCCTATCTCAAGGGCAGCAACCTGTACGTGCGCACCTTCGACGTGGCCAACTACAATGCCATGACCAAGGACAAGAAATCGCACGATTTCCAGATTTCTACCGACGGAAGCCGCGAAATCGTATATGGGCAGAGCGTTCACCGCGATGAATTCGGCATTTCAAAGGGCACATTCTGGAGCCCGAACGGAGAGAAGCTGGCATTCTACCGCATGGATCAGAGTATGGTGACCGACTATCCGCAGGTGGACATCCCGGAAATCGGATTCGACCATCCGGAGACTCAGAGCTGCATCGCCACTCCGGCACCAGACAAATATCCGATGGCAGGAGAGACCTCACACAAGGTGACCGTAGGCGTATTCGACTGCCTCACCGGAAAGACCATCTATCTGAAAGCTGGCGACCCTACAGACCGCTACTTCACCAATATCGCATGGAGCCCGGACGGCAAGACCATCTATATGTTTGAGTTGAACCGCGACCAGAACGACTGCCGCCTGACTGCCTACAGCGCAGAGACGGGTGAGAAAACCGGCGAACTGTACCGCGAGACCGACGAGAAATACGTAGAGCCATGCCACCCTATCCAGTTCCTGCCTTGGGACAGCAGCAGCTTCATCATGCAGAGCCGCAAAGATGGCTACAACCACCTCTACCTCTGTGAAGTGAAGAACAAAGAACGAAGAGTGAAGAATTCAAAGGCAGAATCTTCATCCGAAAAACAAGAGAATTCTTCATTCTTCACTCTTCACTCTTCACTTAAAATCCGTCAGTTGACAAGCGGCAAGTGGGAAGTGATGGACGTGCTCGGCTTCAATGCCAAGACCAAGAGCATCATCATCGCCAGCAACGAGTGCTCACCTATCCAGCGCAACATCTTCAGCGTGGATACCAAGACCGGCAAGCGAAAGATGATAGACGACTGCGGCAAGGGATGGCACAACGCTACGCTGAGCCAGAACGGAGAGTATATCTACGACAACTACTCCACACCGACCCTGCCTCGCAAGATAGCTATCGTAAATACTGCCAACGGCAAGCGCACGGCTTACTTCACTGCCGAAAACCCTTGGAAGGGATACAACGTGCCAGAGTACAGTTGCGGTTCCATCAAGGCCAACGACGGCAAGACAGACCTCTACTACCGCATGGTGAAGCCAGTGAACTTCGATCCTAACAAGAAGTATCCTACTATAATATATGTATATGGTGGCCCTCACGCCCACAATGTGGATGCCCGCTGGAACTACTCCAGCCGCGGATGGGAAACCTACATGGCAGAAAAGGGCTATCTGCTCTTCATTCTCGACAACCGTGGCAGCGAGAACCGTGGCAAGGCTTTCGAGCAGGCTACATTCCGCCAGTTGGGACAGGTGGAGATGCAAGACCAGATGCAGGGCGTGGAATATCTGAAGACCCTGCCATACGTGGATGCCGACAGAATCGGAGTACACGGATGGAGCTTCGGCGGATTCATGACCATCTCGCTGATGACCCACTATCCTGACGTATTCAAGGTAGGCGTGGCAGGTGGCCCAGTCATCGACTGGCACTGGTACGAGGTAATGTATGGCGAGCGCTATATGGATACTCCTCAGACCAACCCTGAGGGCTACAAGAAGACCTCTCTGCTCTATCAGGCCAAGAATCTGAAGGGCAAGCTGCAGATCATCCAGGGCCTCAACGACGTAACAGTGGTGCCTCAGCATTGTCTCACCTTCCTGAAGGCCTGCATCGCAGCCGGCACTCAGCCAGACTTCTTCGTCTATCCAGGTGAGCCTCACAATATGCGCGGTCATCAGAGCACTCACCTGCATGAGCGCATCAGCAACTATTTCTTCGATTATCTCAAGTAA
- a CDS encoding THUMP domain-containing class I SAM-dependent RNA methyltransferase: MEQEFELIAKTFMGLEPVLAEELTQLGANNVQIGRRMVSFTGDKEMMYRANFQLHTAIRILKPIKHFKARSAEEVYDEVQKIKWDDILDVKKTFSVDSVVYSEEFRNSRFVTYKVKDAIVDWFREKMGTRPNISVSNPDIRLNIHIAEDKATLSLDSSGESLHRRGYRQEQVEAPLNEVLAAGMILMTGWKGECDFIDPMCGSGTIAIEAALIARNISPGVFRKEFAFEKWNDFDKDLFDAIYNDDSQEREFEHHIYGYDVDMKAVNTANLNVRAAGLTKDITIQHQDFKDFQQPAEKSIIVMNPPYGERISTPNLLNTYKMIGERFKKAFAGNEAWVLSYREECFEQIGLKPSIKIPVFNGSLECEFRKYVMFDGKMKDFRSEGGVVKTDAEKKEMAQKHRFKKEREFKKRITEETENEEDDIRSFKFHTHRLEDFEKRREEIRRGGRPRISDSRRGDDDDDKRGGRGFKGDRKGGKDFGGKRGGFKGDRKGGRDFEGKDFGGKSFGGKRGGFKGDRKGGRDFKRGGKRDFSNYDED; the protein is encoded by the coding sequence ATGGAACAGGAATTTGAACTCATTGCCAAGACCTTTATGGGTCTGGAACCAGTCTTGGCTGAGGAGCTCACCCAGCTGGGTGCCAACAATGTACAAATAGGTCGCCGCATGGTATCTTTCACAGGCGACAAGGAAATGATGTATCGTGCCAACTTCCAGTTGCACACTGCCATCCGTATTCTCAAGCCTATCAAGCACTTCAAGGCTCGTAGCGCAGAGGAGGTTTACGACGAGGTGCAGAAAATCAAGTGGGACGACATCCTCGATGTAAAGAAGACTTTCTCGGTAGATTCAGTAGTCTATTCAGAGGAGTTCCGCAACTCCCGATTCGTAACCTACAAGGTAAAGGATGCCATCGTGGATTGGTTCCGCGAGAAGATGGGCACACGTCCTAACATCAGCGTTTCCAACCCAGACATCCGTCTCAATATCCACATCGCTGAAGACAAGGCTACACTGAGCCTCGACTCAAGTGGCGAGAGCCTCCACCGCCGCGGATACCGCCAGGAGCAGGTAGAAGCACCGCTCAACGAGGTGCTCGCAGCAGGCATGATCCTGATGACCGGCTGGAAGGGCGAGTGCGATTTCATCGACCCAATGTGCGGTTCAGGCACCATCGCCATCGAGGCAGCCCTGATAGCCCGCAACATCTCTCCAGGTGTATTCCGCAAGGAATTCGCATTCGAGAAGTGGAATGATTTCGACAAGGATCTCTTCGATGCCATCTACAACGACGACTCACAGGAGCGCGAGTTCGAGCACCACATCTACGGCTACGACGTGGATATGAAGGCTGTGAACACTGCCAACCTCAACGTGCGTGCAGCAGGTCTCACCAAGGATATCACCATCCAGCACCAGGACTTCAAGGACTTCCAGCAGCCTGCAGAGAAGAGCATCATCGTGATGAATCCTCCATACGGAGAGCGCATCTCTACCCCTAACCTCCTCAACACCTATAAGATGATAGGCGAGCGATTCAAGAAGGCTTTTGCCGGCAACGAGGCTTGGGTACTGAGCTACCGCGAGGAATGTTTCGAGCAGATAGGATTGAAGCCTTCTATCAAGATTCCGGTATTCAACGGCAGTTTGGAATGCGAATTCAGAAAGTACGTAATGTTCGACGGCAAGATGAAGGACTTCCGCTCTGAGGGCGGCGTAGTGAAGACTGATGCCGAGAAGAAAGAGATGGCTCAGAAGCACAGATTCAAGAAGGAACGCGAATTCAAGAAGCGCATCACTGAGGAGACTGAGAACGAGGAAGACGACATCCGCTCATTCAAGTTCCATACCCACCGACTCGAGGACTTCGAGAAGCGCCGCGAGGAAATTCGCCGTGGTGGCAGACCTCGCATCAGCGACAGCCGCAGAGGCGATGATGACGACGACAAGCGCGGAGGCCGTGGATTCAAAGGCGACCGTAAAGGCGGCAAGGACTTCGGCGGTAAGCGTGGCGGATTCAAGGGCGACCGTAAGGGTGGCAGAGATTTCGAAGGAAAGGACTTCGGAGGAAAGAGTTTCGGCGGAAAGCGCGGCGGATTCAAAGGCGACCGCAAGGGCGGCAGAGATTTCAAGCGCGGAGGAAAGCGTGACTTCTCCAACTACGACGAGGATTAA
- the epsC gene encoding serine O-acetyltransferase EpsC, whose translation MSKDTLTHQLTETIEELSCPESLKGLFHQHRDGNPLPSGKALEEIISLSRSILFPGYFGNSSVNISTIKYHIGVRVEKLYEKLSEQILAGLCFANDCEHETPAELQHQRAKAGVIAAKAIMEFPRLRKILATDIEAAYEGDPAAVSQGEIISCYPVIKAITNYRLAHELYKLGVPLIPRMMTELAHSETGIDIHPEATIGKHFTIDHGTGVVIGATCIIGDNVKLYQGVTLGAKSFPLDKNGNPIKGIPRHPILQDDVIVYANATILGRITIGKGCVVGANVWVTKDMQPKTKKYKKEKQSLLDIEFNNGTGI comes from the coding sequence ATGAGTAAAGATACATTAACTCATCAGCTGACTGAGACCATCGAGGAACTTTCATGCCCAGAGTCACTGAAAGGTCTGTTTCATCAGCATCGAGACGGAAATCCACTCCCTTCGGGCAAGGCGCTCGAAGAAATCATCAGTCTGTCTCGCTCCATCCTTTTCCCGGGATATTTCGGCAACTCATCCGTCAATATCTCCACTATCAAGTATCACATCGGAGTAAGAGTTGAAAAACTCTATGAAAAGCTAAGCGAACAGATTCTTGCCGGTCTCTGTTTTGCCAACGACTGCGAGCACGAAACCCCTGCTGAGCTGCAGCACCAGAGGGCTAAAGCCGGAGTCATCGCTGCCAAAGCCATCATGGAATTTCCGAGACTCAGAAAGATACTCGCCACAGACATAGAAGCTGCCTACGAGGGCGATCCGGCGGCAGTGAGCCAGGGAGAGATCATCTCCTGCTACCCAGTAATCAAAGCCATCACCAACTACCGACTGGCGCACGAGCTCTACAAGCTGGGCGTACCGCTGATACCGAGAATGATGACCGAACTGGCCCACTCTGAAACGGGCATCGACATCCACCCGGAAGCCACCATCGGCAAGCACTTCACCATCGACCACGGTACGGGTGTAGTGATAGGAGCCACCTGCATCATCGGAGACAATGTGAAACTCTATCAGGGCGTAACCCTCGGAGCCAAGAGCTTCCCGCTCGACAAGAACGGCAACCCTATCAAGGGAATACCTCGCCACCCTATCCTGCAAGACGACGTCATCGTATATGCCAACGCCACTATCTTGGGCAGAATCACTATCGGCAAGGGATGCGTAGTGGGAGCCAACGTATGGGTGACCAAGGATATGCAGCCGAAAACAAAAAAGTATAAGAAAGAAAAACAAAGTTTATTAGATATAGAATTCAATAATGGAACAGGAATTTGA
- a CDS encoding MATE family efflux transporter — protein MKRERDNYTFLTHAPVHRVIFTMAIPTIISMLSTSMYNLADTYFVGTINTQSVAAVGISFSVMAIIQAVGFFFGHGSGNYISRQLGAKEHRKAEKMASTGFILSFFAGLLIAILGQIFITPLAIFLGSTPTILPYTERYLGIVMLGAPFMTMSLTLNNQMRFQGNTMSAMKGILSGVLLNLVLAPLLIIYFCMGITGAAIATLISQTFGCLMLFLMSRRGQNIRIRLKDFTPNKQLAKEIIFGGTPSLSRQGLGSVSTILLNVAAGAYGDAAIAGMSIVTRISFFTYAIVIGLGQGFQPLCGFCYGAHLYQRVKEAFYFCIKCGTVFLSVCALVGFAFSESIIGLFRSDPDVIHVGAAALQWQVLSFPLVSTIVLTNMLMQTIRKPIRANLVAAARSGLFFIPLIFILPHFFGLLGVEMCQAWADACSFTMAIPIAWSAFRDMNRLKKTGEIPVE, from the coding sequence ATGAAAAGAGAGAGAGACAACTACACTTTCCTGACTCATGCACCCGTTCATAGAGTCATTTTCACGATGGCAATCCCTACAATCATCAGTATGCTGTCGACGAGCATGTACAACCTCGCCGACACCTATTTCGTGGGCACTATCAATACGCAAAGCGTAGCTGCCGTGGGCATCTCCTTCTCGGTGATGGCCATCATTCAGGCAGTAGGCTTCTTCTTCGGTCACGGCTCAGGCAATTATATTTCCCGCCAGTTGGGAGCCAAGGAGCACCGGAAAGCAGAGAAGATGGCCTCTACGGGCTTTATACTGAGCTTCTTTGCCGGGCTTCTCATCGCCATCCTGGGACAGATTTTCATCACTCCGCTCGCCATCTTCCTGGGTTCCACACCCACCATCCTGCCCTATACAGAGCGCTACTTAGGCATCGTCATGCTCGGCGCTCCCTTCATGACTATGTCGCTCACACTGAACAATCAGATGCGTTTTCAGGGCAACACAATGTCGGCGATGAAGGGCATTCTGTCGGGAGTTTTGCTCAATCTGGTACTCGCTCCGCTGCTCATCATCTACTTCTGTATGGGCATTACCGGAGCCGCCATTGCCACCCTCATCAGCCAGACTTTCGGTTGCCTGATGCTCTTTCTGATGAGTAGAAGGGGGCAGAATATCAGAATCCGCCTGAAAGACTTTACTCCTAATAAACAACTTGCGAAGGAAATTATTTTTGGCGGTACTCCTTCCCTTTCGCGTCAAGGATTAGGCAGTGTATCCACCATCCTGCTCAACGTGGCAGCCGGAGCCTACGGAGATGCTGCCATTGCAGGCATGAGCATCGTAACGCGCATCTCTTTCTTCACTTATGCTATTGTCATCGGACTGGGACAGGGCTTCCAGCCGCTCTGCGGTTTCTGCTATGGCGCCCATCTGTACCAGCGAGTGAAGGAAGCCTTCTATTTCTGTATCAAATGCGGTACAGTATTTCTCTCGGTATGTGCGCTGGTAGGCTTTGCTTTCTCCGAATCCATCATCGGCCTGTTCCGCAGCGATCCAGACGTGATCCATGTAGGAGCTGCAGCTCTGCAATGGCAGGTGCTCAGCTTTCCGCTTGTATCAACCATTGTACTCACCAATATGCTGATGCAGACCATCCGTAAACCTATCCGTGCCAATCTTGTGGCAGCAGCCAGAAGCGGACTTTTCTTCATTCCGCTCATCTTTATATTGCCTCATTTCTTTGGTCTGCTGGGCGTGGAAATGTGTCAGGCTTGGGCAGATGCATGCAGCTTTACCATGGCCATTCCTATCGCCTGGAGTGCTTTCAGGGATATGAACAGATTAAAGAAAACAGGAGAGATTCCGGTGGAATAA
- a CDS encoding nucleotidyltransferase family protein produces MKFAIIAAGEGSRLAQEGVEEPKPLVSVCGQPMIERLMRIFVDCGASEIVVIINEQSTSVHRYLKSLDLPVPLKIIVKTTPSSMHSLHALSPYLRGERFCLTTVDTIFREEEFKKYIRHFERVKDIDGCMAVTPYVDDEKPLWVGVKELTGAEGENLIDQQGYRRKPLITGFHDQCEGDDHLISGGIYCLGDKALDVLDHCMEQGMSRMRNFQRQLVAEGLRLEAYPIDKILDVDHKEDIAKARKFLLPLEGKIINGIMRDSCYSPNCENSDAAIFEAVSKQLEALGATVYPFREHSFEEQIRNFTKSEEYSEFMNQVWFKSNMAGYFSMARSSSALLELEGVMFYDLPGLNTPVSVMNCIRSEMTILLMEDGIPMPKSKIVESFDGLGDWDIYPCWLKRGNDCAQQKEDTCYVETREEAEKVLKNFEKRSITPVVLNEHLKGDLVKFYGVEGTDFFYWFYPSKCGHRSKFGLEVINGDAQGIPFVVEDLKKTADRAATVLKTPIYGGDCIIAEDGSFRIIDFNDWPSFAPCRDTAAYYIAKRLCMEFEKHPFIKMLQILRKQN; encoded by the coding sequence ATGAAATTTGCAATTATTGCTGCCGGTGAGGGCAGCCGCCTTGCGCAGGAAGGCGTAGAGGAGCCAAAGCCCTTAGTTTCTGTATGTGGCCAGCCGATGATAGAGCGCCTGATGCGTATCTTCGTGGATTGTGGAGCATCAGAAATCGTGGTCATCATCAACGAACAGAGTACCAGCGTGCACCGTTATCTGAAGTCGCTGGATCTGCCTGTGCCGCTCAAAATCATTGTGAAAACTACCCCAAGTTCTATGCATAGCCTTCATGCCCTGTCGCCTTATCTCAGGGGTGAACGCTTCTGCCTGACTACTGTTGATACGATTTTCCGTGAAGAGGAATTCAAGAAATATATCCGCCATTTTGAGCGCGTCAAAGATATCGACGGCTGCATGGCTGTGACTCCTTACGTGGACGACGAGAAGCCTCTCTGGGTAGGCGTGAAGGAGCTGACCGGTGCGGAGGGGGAGAACCTCATAGACCAGCAGGGATACCGCCGCAAGCCGCTCATCACCGGTTTCCACGACCAGTGCGAGGGCGACGACCATCTGATTTCGGGAGGCATCTACTGTCTGGGCGACAAGGCCCTCGATGTGCTCGATCATTGTATGGAGCAGGGCATGAGCCGAATGCGCAACTTCCAGCGCCAGCTTGTAGCTGAAGGTCTGCGCCTGGAGGCTTATCCTATCGACAAGATTCTCGATGTGGATCATAAGGAGGATATCGCCAAGGCAAGAAAATTCCTGCTGCCTTTAGAAGGCAAGATAATCAATGGCATCATGCGCGATAGCTGTTACTCGCCCAACTGTGAAAATAGCGACGCTGCCATCTTTGAGGCTGTGAGTAAGCAACTGGAGGCTCTCGGGGCGACAGTCTATCCATTCCGTGAGCATTCTTTTGAAGAGCAAATTCGTAACTTTACAAAGTCTGAAGAGTATTCTGAGTTTATGAATCAGGTTTGGTTTAAGAGCAATATGGCTGGCTATTTCAGTATGGCCCGTAGCAGCAGTGCACTACTGGAGTTGGAGGGGGTTATGTTTTATGACCTTCCGGGACTGAACACTCCGGTGAGCGTGATGAACTGCATAAGATCGGAGATGACCATCCTGCTGATGGAGGACGGTATCCCGATGCCGAAGAGCAAGATAGTGGAATCTTTTGACGGTCTGGGCGACTGGGATATCTATCCATGCTGGCTGAAGCGTGGTAATGACTGTGCGCAGCAAAAGGAGGATACCTGCTATGTGGAGACCCGTGAGGAAGCTGAGAAGGTATTGAAGAACTTCGAGAAGAGAAGCATTACTCCGGTGGTTCTCAATGAGCATCTGAAGGGCGACCTCGTGAAGTTTTATGGCGTGGAAGGCACTGATTTCTTCTACTGGTTCTATCCGTCAAAGTGCGGTCATCGCAGCAAGTTCGGTCTTGAAGTAATCAACGGCGATGCGCAGGGAATTCCATTCGTGGTGGAGGATTTGAAAAAGACTGCCGACAGGGCTGCCACGGTGCTCAAGACTCCTATCTACGGTGGCGACTGCATCATAGCCGAGGATGGCAGTTTCAGAATTATCGACTTCAATGACTGGCCAAGCTTCGCTCCTTGCCGAGATACTGCTGCTTATTATATAGCCAAGCGTCTTTGCATGGAATTCGAAAAGCATCCGTTTATTAAGATGTTGCAGATTTTGAGAAAGCAGAATTAA
- a CDS encoding CDP-alcohol phosphatidyltransferase family protein produces MANQEYQASLKSADTEEHIDIYFYRPIGYQWARFFRMLHVTPNVVTILSIFLGVGAGICFGFNDLKINIVGILLLVWANMYDSCDGQLARLTNQKSALGRILDGAAGDLWFISIYVCICIRLMPEWGFWIWGLAVVSGLLCHSRQCRLADYYRQIHLFFLKGKEGSEMDDAIKQVAIYKQMKWKREPLQKFFQFFYKNYTLAQEKETPWFQKLKKIIRHKYPNQLPDELRADFRKGSLPLMKYANFLTFNWRSFTLFASILVGLPWIYFCVEIVVFTAVYFYMHYRHEKLCCEILVKIASYE; encoded by the coding sequence ATGGCAAATCAGGAATATCAAGCTTCTCTGAAGTCTGCAGACACCGAGGAGCATATTGACATTTATTTCTATCGCCCGATAGGCTATCAGTGGGCGAGATTTTTCAGAATGTTGCACGTTACGCCGAATGTAGTAACCATCCTCTCCATCTTCCTGGGTGTGGGAGCGGGTATCTGCTTCGGTTTCAACGATTTGAAAATCAATATCGTGGGCATTCTGCTGCTCGTATGGGCGAATATGTACGACAGTTGTGATGGACAGCTGGCGCGACTCACCAATCAGAAAAGTGCGCTGGGACGTATCCTCGACGGTGCTGCCGGCGACCTGTGGTTCATCTCCATCTATGTCTGCATCTGCATCCGTCTGATGCCAGAGTGGGGATTCTGGATATGGGGACTGGCTGTCGTGAGCGGTCTGCTCTGCCACTCCCGCCAGTGCCGACTGGCCGACTACTATCGCCAGATACACCTCTTCTTCCTGAAGGGCAAGGAGGGGAGCGAGATGGATGATGCCATCAAGCAGGTGGCTATCTACAAGCAGATGAAGTGGAAAAGGGAGCCGCTGCAGAAGTTCTTCCAGTTCTTCTACAAGAACTATACGCTGGCACAGGAGAAGGAGACGCCATGGTTTCAGAAACTCAAGAAAATCATTCGCCACAAGTATCCTAACCAGTTGCCGGATGAGCTGCGTGCCGACTTCCGCAAGGGCAGTCTGCCGCTGATGAAGTATGCCAACTTCCTGACTTTCAACTGGCGCAGCTTTACGCTCTTTGCGAGCATCCTGGTGGGTCTGCCTTGGATATACTTCTGTGTGGAGATTGTGGTCTTCACAGCTGTATATTTCTATATGCATTATCGCCACGAAAAGCTCTGTTGTGAGATTTTAGTTAAAATAGCTTCTTATGAATAA
- a CDS encoding lysylphosphatidylglycerol synthase transmembrane domain-containing protein, with the protein MNNRFRNIFMAFGIIAIIIMLCTMDMDYTDIWRYLKQAGIYFPLILALWLAVYMVNTLSWYLIINDEGKVKGLSFWRVYKLTVSGFALNYTTPCGLMGGEPYRIMELKPYTGVSKATSSVILYVMMHIFSHFWFWFLSIFLFVAMYPVGVPMGIMLVLIGAFCLLGIYFFSRGYRTGMAQKGIRILTHIPMVKKWARGFAESKKETLEQIDNQIAMLHGQHKRTFYLSLFSEVAARVLQSVEIYLILKAFAADVSILDSILILAFSSLFSNLIFFSPMQLGAREGGLALAVDGLHLTGALGVYTGLITRLRELFWIAVGILLIKIGNKDLKQKNDE; encoded by the coding sequence ATGAATAATCGGTTCAGAAATATCTTCATGGCCTTCGGTATCATCGCCATCATCATCATGCTCTGTACGATGGATATGGACTATACCGACATCTGGCGCTATCTGAAGCAGGCGGGCATCTACTTTCCGCTGATACTCGCTCTGTGGCTGGCGGTGTATATGGTGAACACGCTCTCTTGGTATCTCATCATCAATGACGAGGGCAAGGTGAAGGGGCTTTCCTTCTGGCGTGTGTACAAACTGACCGTGAGCGGATTTGCACTCAACTATACTACGCCCTGCGGACTGATGGGCGGCGAGCCTTACCGCATCATGGAGCTGAAGCCTTATACGGGAGTGAGCAAGGCCACCTCGTCGGTTATCCTCTATGTGATGATGCACATCTTCTCGCATTTCTGGTTCTGGTTCTTGTCGATATTCCTCTTCGTGGCAATGTATCCGGTAGGCGTTCCGATGGGCATCATGCTGGTGCTGATAGGCGCATTCTGCCTGCTGGGCATCTACTTCTTCTCTCGCGGTTATCGCACGGGCATGGCTCAGAAGGGCATCCGAATCCTTACGCATATCCCGATGGTGAAGAAATGGGCGAGAGGCTTTGCGGAATCTAAGAAGGAAACGCTGGAGCAGATAGACAACCAGATAGCGATGCTCCACGGTCAGCACAAGCGCACGTTCTATCTCTCGTTGTTTTCCGAGGTGGCAGCACGCGTGCTTCAGAGTGTGGAAATCTATCTCATCCTGAAGGCTTTCGCTGCGGATGTGAGCATTCTCGACAGTATTCTGATATTGGCATTCTCTTCGCTCTTCAGCAATCTCATCTTCTTCTCTCCGATGCAGTTGGGAGCGCGTGAGGGTGGTCTGGCTCTGGCGGTGGACGGACTGCATCTTACGGGTGCATTAGGCGTCTATACGGGTCTCATTACCCGCCTGCGAGAGTTGTTCTGGATAGCTGTCGGCATCCTGCTTATCAAGATAGGAAATAAGGATTTGAAACAGAAAAATGATGAATAA
- a CDS encoding HAD family hydrolase, which yields MMNKKLDVKGIIFDYGGTLDTRGDHWSEVLWKGYEHFGIGVNADEEVEPGVSIGKSSFRDAYVYGERVLAVHPLVKAEDHFEDILRLKIHFQLSFLAGAPLLETGKDDALKQQALAERLELSESEIAEISASLAAYINSETQQLLAENKQVLEHLKQAGYPMVLVSNFYGNINQVLKDAGIDGYFSRVIESAVVGVRKPNPAIFALGVCALDLPASQVLVVGDTFSKDILPARQLGCHTLWIKGLQWEKKEYDESVPDGILTKLSDMEAYLL from the coding sequence ATGATGAATAAGAAACTGGATGTAAAGGGAATTATTTTCGACTATGGCGGTACGCTCGATACCAGGGGCGACCACTGGTCGGAGGTGTTGTGGAAAGGCTACGAGCACTTCGGTATTGGCGTGAATGCTGATGAGGAGGTGGAGCCGGGGGTATCCATCGGCAAGTCTTCTTTCCGTGATGCTTACGTGTATGGTGAGCGTGTGCTGGCAGTGCATCCACTGGTGAAGGCTGAGGACCACTTCGAGGATATCCTCCGCTTGAAGATACATTTCCAGTTGTCTTTCCTCGCTGGTGCGCCTTTGTTGGAAACCGGTAAGGACGATGCCCTGAAGCAGCAGGCTCTTGCTGAAAGGCTTGAGTTGAGTGAGTCGGAGATAGCAGAAATCTCTGCATCGCTGGCAGCCTATATCAATAGTGAGACCCAGCAGCTTTTGGCCGAAAACAAACAGGTGCTGGAGCATCTGAAGCAGGCGGGTTATCCGATGGTTCTCGTGTCCAATTTCTATGGCAATATCAATCAGGTGTTGAAGGATGCGGGCATCGACGGTTATTTCAGTCGCGTCATAGAGTCGGCGGTAGTGGGTGTTCGCAAGCCAAATCCTGCTATCTTCGCCCTGGGTGTCTGTGCTTTGGATTTACCGGCTTCGCAGGTGCTGGTGGTGGGAGATACCTTCAGCAAGGATATTCTTCCGGCACGTCAGCTGGGTTGCCATACATTGTGGATCAAGGGATTGCAATGGGAAAAGAAGGAATACGATGAGAGTGTGCCTGACGGGATTCTGACGAAACTCTCTGATATGGAGGCTTATCTGCTGTAA